A window from Gallus gallus isolate bGalGal1 chromosome 5, bGalGal1.mat.broiler.GRCg7b, whole genome shotgun sequence encodes these proteins:
- the IFT43 gene encoding intraflagellar transport protein 43 homolog isoform X1 gives MEAERERAEGPRRPGVPRMGRRARQDVFSGESLSRKNSSSASTGEDEDPEEKIDHEPPPKPPRRQGGWAVDPVLAPTKSGKKHAEEVEDHRLRQQSQEVSSEGGDIPVIPDLEEVQEEDLAMQVAAPPSVQVNRVLTYHDLDKDLMKYAAFQTLDGEVDLKLLTKVLAPEHELREDDVCWDWDHLFTEVSSELVTEWDVGQSEREDHLSVP, from the exons ATGGAGGCTGAGCGGGAGCGGGCGGAGGGGCCCCGCCGGCCGGGG GTGCCCAGGATGGGCCGGCGGGCTCGCCAGGACGTCTTCTCTGGTGAGAGTCTCAGCAGGAAGAACTCCTCTTCTGCGTCCACGGGAGAG GATGAAGACCCTGAGGAAAAGATTGACCAT GAACCACCACCTAAACCCCCACGCCGGCAAGGAGGCTGGGCAGTCGATCCTGTACTGGCACCTACCAA GTCAGgaaaaaagcatgcagaagAAGTAGAAGA CCATCGTCtcaggcagcagagccaggaagTATCAAGTGAGGGAGGAG ATATTCCTGTGATCCCTGACTTAGAGGAAGTCCAGGAGGAAGATCTGGCTATGCAAGTGGCAGCTCCCCCCAG TGTGCAGGTGAACCGAGTGTTGACCTACCATGACTTGGACAAAGATCTTATGAAGTATGCTGCCTTTCAGACTCTG GATGGAGAGGTTGACCTGAAGCTTCTCACCAAAGTCTTGGCTCCAGAACATGAGCTACGGGAG GATGATGTCTGCTGGGATTGGGACCATCTCTTCACAGAGGTATCCTCAGAACTAGTAACCGAGTGGGACGTGGGACAGTCTGAGAGAGAGGACCACCTCAGTGTACCCTAG
- the IFT43 gene encoding intraflagellar transport protein 43 homolog isoform X4 has translation MGRRARQDVFSGESLSRKNSSSASTGEEPPPKPPRRQGGWAVDPVLAPTKSGKKHAEEVEDHRLRQQSQEVSSEGGDIPVIPDLEEVQEEDLAMQVAAPPSVQVNRVLTYHDLDKDLMKYAAFQTLDGEVDLKLLTKVLAPEHELREDDVCWDWDHLFTEVSSELVTEWDVGQSEREDHLSVP, from the exons ATGGGCCGGCGGGCTCGCCAGGACGTCTTCTCTGGTGAGAGTCTCAGCAGGAAGAACTCCTCTTCTGCGTCCACGGGAGAG GAACCACCACCTAAACCCCCACGCCGGCAAGGAGGCTGGGCAGTCGATCCTGTACTGGCACCTACCAA GTCAGgaaaaaagcatgcagaagAAGTAGAAGA CCATCGTCtcaggcagcagagccaggaagTATCAAGTGAGGGAGGAG ATATTCCTGTGATCCCTGACTTAGAGGAAGTCCAGGAGGAAGATCTGGCTATGCAAGTGGCAGCTCCCCCCAG TGTGCAGGTGAACCGAGTGTTGACCTACCATGACTTGGACAAAGATCTTATGAAGTATGCTGCCTTTCAGACTCTG GATGGAGAGGTTGACCTGAAGCTTCTCACCAAAGTCTTGGCTCCAGAACATGAGCTACGGGAG GATGATGTCTGCTGGGATTGGGACCATCTCTTCACAGAGGTATCCTCAGAACTAGTAACCGAGTGGGACGTGGGACAGTCTGAGAGAGAGGACCACCTCAGTGTACCCTAG
- the IFT43 gene encoding intraflagellar transport protein 43 homolog isoform X3: MGRRARQDVFSGESLSRKNSSSASTGEDEDPEEKIDHEPPPKPPRRQGGWAVDPVLAPTKSGKKHAEEVEDHRLRQQSQEVSSEGGDIPVIPDLEEVQEEDLAMQVAAPPSVQVNRVLTYHDLDKDLMKYAAFQTLDGEVDLKLLTKVLAPEHELREDDVCWDWDHLFTEVSSELVTEWDVGQSEREDHLSVP; encoded by the exons ATGGGCCGGCGGGCTCGCCAGGACGTCTTCTCTGGTGAGAGTCTCAGCAGGAAGAACTCCTCTTCTGCGTCCACGGGAGAG GATGAAGACCCTGAGGAAAAGATTGACCAT GAACCACCACCTAAACCCCCACGCCGGCAAGGAGGCTGGGCAGTCGATCCTGTACTGGCACCTACCAA GTCAGgaaaaaagcatgcagaagAAGTAGAAGA CCATCGTCtcaggcagcagagccaggaagTATCAAGTGAGGGAGGAG ATATTCCTGTGATCCCTGACTTAGAGGAAGTCCAGGAGGAAGATCTGGCTATGCAAGTGGCAGCTCCCCCCAG TGTGCAGGTGAACCGAGTGTTGACCTACCATGACTTGGACAAAGATCTTATGAAGTATGCTGCCTTTCAGACTCTG GATGGAGAGGTTGACCTGAAGCTTCTCACCAAAGTCTTGGCTCCAGAACATGAGCTACGGGAG GATGATGTCTGCTGGGATTGGGACCATCTCTTCACAGAGGTATCCTCAGAACTAGTAACCGAGTGGGACGTGGGACAGTCTGAGAGAGAGGACCACCTCAGTGTACCCTAG
- the IFT43 gene encoding intraflagellar transport protein 43 homolog isoform X2, translating to MEAERERAEGPRRPGVPRMGRRARQDVFSGESLSRKNSSSASTGEEPPPKPPRRQGGWAVDPVLAPTKSGKKHAEEVEDHRLRQQSQEVSSEGGDIPVIPDLEEVQEEDLAMQVAAPPSVQVNRVLTYHDLDKDLMKYAAFQTLDGEVDLKLLTKVLAPEHELREDDVCWDWDHLFTEVSSELVTEWDVGQSEREDHLSVP from the exons ATGGAGGCTGAGCGGGAGCGGGCGGAGGGGCCCCGCCGGCCGGGG GTGCCCAGGATGGGCCGGCGGGCTCGCCAGGACGTCTTCTCTGGTGAGAGTCTCAGCAGGAAGAACTCCTCTTCTGCGTCCACGGGAGAG GAACCACCACCTAAACCCCCACGCCGGCAAGGAGGCTGGGCAGTCGATCCTGTACTGGCACCTACCAA GTCAGgaaaaaagcatgcagaagAAGTAGAAGA CCATCGTCtcaggcagcagagccaggaagTATCAAGTGAGGGAGGAG ATATTCCTGTGATCCCTGACTTAGAGGAAGTCCAGGAGGAAGATCTGGCTATGCAAGTGGCAGCTCCCCCCAG TGTGCAGGTGAACCGAGTGTTGACCTACCATGACTTGGACAAAGATCTTATGAAGTATGCTGCCTTTCAGACTCTG GATGGAGAGGTTGACCTGAAGCTTCTCACCAAAGTCTTGGCTCCAGAACATGAGCTACGGGAG GATGATGTCTGCTGGGATTGGGACCATCTCTTCACAGAGGTATCCTCAGAACTAGTAACCGAGTGGGACGTGGGACAGTCTGAGAGAGAGGACCACCTCAGTGTACCCTAG